Proteins from a genomic interval of Diospyros lotus cultivar Yz01 chromosome 6, ASM1463336v1, whole genome shotgun sequence:
- the LOC127804546 gene encoding uncharacterized protein LOC127804546 has translation MEGDMGVDSPNDSYDGPIKEAETHDEPSPYVTGSSSRKRIGRPSRGNYRGSFEMNREERLSRRRGQAQSSSRDIPEGSGLGLPSGDRSFERFVEMMMNSMNRSETLTINWLKMYRDLHPPSFKGDSEVDPSLKEYWMEQTEKLLEHLECPEEHWYEAKFSKLIKYVPMYTTDDLEKAQKFFQGLRKEVKQVLYAWNIRTFEDAVEKAITVERNMMAQGELKLHSDSKKEVESKDKSTNPPTVQFKKPEGAKFKRERYCKKCKKRHAGNKCGTKGKEAGCFVCGETRHFTRDYLSRKTLKIKEAPRKEVTCYACKQRGHYSWNCPQRGKTDQGKKLEGKSSPLPARVFHLTKAEVEIDPSVVEGTLFIHTTPVHPLVDPGATHSFIANESTRSLNLKSSSIGHGVMIQSPIGETMETNLIFQNCDVDIEGEKFKIDLILMEMQDFDVILSMDFLSRYCASMDCLGKTVELGCAG, from the exons ATGGAGGGTGACATGGGCGTGGACTCTCCCAATGACTCGTATGATGGCCCTATTAAGGAGGCAGAGACCCATGACGAGCCGTCGCCTTATGTTACTGGTTCTTCTAGCAGGAAGAGGATTGGAAGACCCAGCCGAGGAAACTATCGTGGTAGTTTCGAG ATGAATCGTGAAGAGCGACTTAGCAGAAGGAGGGGCCAGGCCCAGTCATCATCTCGAGACATCCCGGAAGGAAGCGGCTTAGGGCTGCCAAGTGGCGACAGGTCATTTGAAAGGTTCGTTGAGATGATGATGAATTCAATGAATAGATCAGAAACCCTTACCATTAATTGGCTGAAGATGTATCGGGATTTACATCCACCAAGTTTTAAAGGTGACTCGGAGGTGGATCCAAGCCTGAAAGAATATTGGATGGAGCAAACAGAAAAGCTGTTGGAACACTTAGAGTGCCCTGAAGAGCATTGG TATGAAGCTAAGTTTTCCAAGTTGATAAAATATGTGCCAATGTACACCACTGATGATCTTGAGAAAGCCCAGAAGTTTTTTCAAGGGCTTAGAAAAGAAGTTAAGCAAGTTCTGTATGCATGGAACATACGCACATTTGAGGATGCAGTCGAGAAGGCCATTACTGTTGAGAGGAACATGATGGCTCAAGGAGAATTGAAGCTTCATAGTGATTCGAAAAAGGAAGTAGAGAGCAAAGACAAATCAACAAACCCTCCAACAGTCCAATTCAAGAAGCCGGAAGGAGCAAAATTTAAAAGGGAAAGGTATTGCAAAAAGTGCAAGAAAAGACATGCCGGCAATAAGTGTGGGACCAAAGGCAAGGAAGCAGGCTGCTTTGTTTGTGGTGAAACTAGACATTTTACGAGAGACTATCTTTCGaggaaaacattaaaaattaaggAAGCGCCCAGAAAGGAGGTGACATGTTATGCTTGTAAACAGCGGGGACACTATTCATGGAACTGCCCCCAACGAGGCAAAACTGACCAAGGGAAGAAGCTAGAAGGAAAATCAAGTCCACTACCAGCTCGAGTGTTTCATTTGACAAAGGCGGAGGTGGAGATCGACCCGAGCGTGGTGGAAGGTACGCTCTTCATCCATACTACTCCTGTACATCCATTGGTAGACCCTGGTGCCACTCATTCATTCATAGCAAATGAGTCTACTAGGAGTTTGAACCTTAAATCCTCATCAATAGGGCATGGAGTTATGATTCAGTCTCCAATTGGGGAGACTATGGAGACTaatttaatattccaaaattgtGATGTGGATATTGAGGGTGAGAAATTTAAGATAGACCTGATACTTATGGAGATGCAGGACTTCGATGTCATCTTAAGTATGGATTTTCTTTCTCGTTATTGTGCTAGTATGGACTGTTTGGGAAAGACAGTGGAATTGGGATGTGCGGGTTGA